A window of Centroberyx gerrardi isolate f3 chromosome 6, fCenGer3.hap1.cur.20231027, whole genome shotgun sequence genomic DNA:
CATGTCGGCGTCATGCGACACGCCTGGCAGCTCGGTGTTTCTGCAGCACTTGAGGTGATTCATCTATAAACCAGTACACATGTCAAACTGTTGGTGTAGTGGTTACAgcctttcaaagttttaaaGTTTGATCTTTAACTgcagcgcccccatcaggccattcagtgcatttctttttatatttgcagtgtgaagatgcatcatccctccaagttttgtcaaaatcagacaaGTGGTGTAGTAGCAGTGATAGTATTAGGAGCAGTATTACAGAAGTAacagtcgtagtagtagtaataatagtagtagtaatagtagtataacaataatagtagtagtagtagtagtataacagtagtagcagtagtagtataacagtagtagtagtagtagtagtataacagtagtagtagtagtagtataacagtagtagtagtagtataacagtagtagtagtagtataacagtagtagtagtagtagtagtagtagtagtagtagtagtagtataacagtagtagtagtagtataacagtagtagtagtacctgtATGTGTTCTCTGTACTGTAACTGAGCCTCATATTCTCTCTGTTGGTTCTTCAGTCTGTCTTCTTTGGTCTTGACAAAGTTTTCGTAGTCGCCACGGTAACTGTCCAGCCTCTGGGAGTGGAGGTGGACGATGTCCGTCACCACGGCGTTCAGGAAGTTGCGGTCGTGAGAGACGACCAAGATGGTGGACTGCCACGTCTGTGGGCGGGGTTAAAGGGAATGATTGACAGTCTGGATTTTAGCCTGTTTTTTCTCCAACAGTGTTCCTGCTAACTGGAAAACAGCTCAGTAGCATCGTTAGCGCGCCTCACTGAAGCCAGTGGGGAACGCTAGCTGCAAGCTAACTTCAAAGTATTCAccataagaggagaggagaggagtggaggagaggagagaagagaagagaggaagagaggaggagaggagaggaagagaggacaggagaggagagaggagaggagaggaggagaggagagaagagaggaagagaagagaggagagaagagaagagaggaagagaggaggagaggagaggagagaggagaggaggagagaagagaagagaggaagagaagagaggagagaagagaggaagaggaggagaggagaggagaggaggaaagaagagaggagaggaggagagaggaagagaggatagaagagaagaggagaggagaggaagagagaggaggagaggaagagaggatagaagagaagagaagcggagaggagaggagaggaagagaggagaggagaggaggagagaggaggagttcTGGTTCAGACCTGCAGGTAGTTCTCCAACCACAGAATGGCTCTGACATCCAACATGTTGGTGGGTTCTGGAACAAAAACACTGTTAGAATAATACcaacactactactgctagtactgctactactactactgataatagTGTGGTTGAGGTTAACAGCTGACTCACCGTCCAGCAGGAGCAGGTCCGGCCTGGTGGGAACATCAACACATCACTGTtagtcagctgtcagtcatcctcACTTCCTGTCTATCAGCAGCCTGTAGCCACGCCCACTCTGCCTTGACTGACACACTGACGCAGTGCAGCATGGGACCTGAACCCTCTGCTAGTTTGACTCTAATGTGATGCTAaccgtaaccctaaccctgaactAAACATGCTCGTTTGAGATGACTTCCTGCTCGCCTGGAAAACAGACGAGCAGCCGAGTGCAGTCAGGCGAGGAGTCGACAAGCCGAGCACTCCCGACTGCACACactgctctttttcttcttcttcagttttgtttaacgGCGGttgataaacaatttaaaaaggTGCATTACCACTACTCACTGCCCTTCAcgttacttatttttattttaatgtaggcATTACAGGTGGCATTTATGGAAAATATGACAGCGTTCTAATAAAATGGTATACAGACTGCTCATGGAGTGACATCTTGAAATAGATATAAAAACTTAAGTCTCTTCATTTCACGGTGGGTGTGTGATACAACTGTGATGAACCAATGAGCGCTCAGCTCGATGCGTTTCCCATCATCCTCGGAGCTGTGCAGTCGGTGGACAGCAGCCGCAGCGCCTCGCTCCACAGACTCCGCCCGCCGTCGGGTCGGCGGAGCGAGTCGGACAACTTCTCTAACCATCGTGCAACGGACCAAGCAAGTCGGCAAGGACTTGCTCATCTCAAACGAGCCTGATTtctgtcccctctgtctcccaccaacaaggcatcatgggaaatgtagttgaGATGACTGAAGGCCAGGCAGCACAGGTGAAAACGGTGAGTTTGCCTGGACTGCTCAGGTTTGTGTATTTTCATAAAATCTACACTATAAAAagttcatttctgtgttttctagCAGCTGAATGTAAAGCAGCTGCTGCTCATTTACAGCcttttcactgtttgttttgtacatgattcataaaaaacattttttaacatttattttaaataacaAACCATTTAACTTTtcaggaaacaggaaaatgtTCTCCAACTTTTTCTACTGAGGAAAAACATTCTGATAGGAGaattcacacattttatgaaatattggctaatttgaatgtgattatAGCAAAATAAATAACCTCCATGATACAGAAGcggtttgtatttgtgtccatattTGAAATAAAAGCTAAAAGTTTTTGTTGTAACTTTCAGACAGAAGCAGCAGATGAAACTCACcgagcgaacagcgctctggcCAACGCCAGCCTCATCCTCCAGCCTCCTGAGaactccctgcacacacacacacacacacacacacacacacacacacacacacacacctcattatGAAGCAATATACACAAATAAGTCTCTCTACTCTgtcacacagtctctctctttctctcaattcaatgagctttattagtatgaagtacagttcagtatatataattaataatgataacattaataatgatgataaaaaaaagtctaataaaataaaaaacaagattaatatgtgtgtgtgtgtgtgtgtgtgtgtgtgtgtgtgtgtgtgtgtgtgtgtgtgtgtgctcacttgGTGGTCTGCTGTTGCATTTTGGGAGAGAAGCCGAGACCGGCCAGGATGACGgaggctctgattggacgagacagatgtcagtcaaaacataaCACaagtacattcagtcaggagagaagagagagcaggatctgactgctgcatcatcatcatcatcatcatcatcatcatctggatTATTCAACAAACAAACCTTTTCTATTAGgacttttgtttattttgaacaTATTCAAATTATAGTTgctgtattttatatattttttcagtatATATTTTTCCATTGCCACCTCAGTCCTGGTCATTATCTGACTCATTCTCACATCAGCAGCTTGACTGTTTCCAAATACAGCGGCTACGAAACaaaatgtgtgagtgtttcagaCAGTGGTGTTGGACCGTAGTGAGCAGTGGAAGGTGTGTTGTGGTTCCACGTGGTTCTCACCGGGCCGGGGCTTTGTCCGCCTCGATCTCCTCCAGCTTGCCGTAGATCTCCGACAGCCGGACGCTCTCCATCCCATCAGCGCTGCGACACACAGCGGGTACAGAGCGTTCAGCACAGCGACGGGTCACAACAACACAACGTGTGGAGATTCATCTGCACGAATCGACGTCAACCTTTCTAATTTAGCCATTAGCATTATTTAACAACAACAGAGGTTGGTCATTAAACTAATttgaacagagtgaagcagcTATGTAGCGGTCAGACAGCGATGGAGCAGAGCGTCTGGTACAACCTCTACCAGTGAGAAACCTGCTAAATATCTCTTCTCATTTCACACAAAAGGGGCGGGGAAAGCAAAGGAAAAGGAcgaccaatcagaatcgagcaGAGAAGCTTTTCCCGCAGCCTGTTAGCAACATGCTAACACATGTAACTGCTGTAAAGCTTCATCTCTGAAATGAAACAGAGCAGcaggactgactgactgcgTCTTACGTTCCGTTGGCGATGCGCGCGTTGAGCCGCCGCTCCTCGGCCAGCAGGTCCTCCCTCAGCGTGTCGCTCTGCAGGACGCTCTGCAGCGCCGGCGTGTCGTCCCCGGCGACCTCCTGCTCCACGTGCAGGATGGAGATGTGGGCGGGGACGCGCAGGCTGCGGCTCGCCAGCATCTTCAGCAGCGTCGTCTTGCCCAGCCCGTTACGACCGATCAGGCCGTAGCGCCGCCCCGACGCCAGCGACAGCTCCGCCCCCTGCAGGAGGGACCTGGGAAATATTCAACACACATGGGAAATATTCAACTGCCTGAAGAAATAATGATTCCTCTCCAAGGGAAATATTCCTTTCAAACCAGAGTCATGCCTAATTAATAAAAGAGATaataaagtgtataagaagagagaataaagaaagaaCTCAAATACATAAAAAGAATAAAGGTCAGGTTGCATCATCAGGTGAGCTCACCTCTCTCCAAAGGAAACATCAAAGTTCTCGATGCGGATGTCATAGCTGCGGTTCTTCCCTGATTGGTCGACTCGGTTGTCTTTCTTACTGCTGGCCTGGCTGGCCGACGCCTCCTCCAGCACCCTGAGGCGGAAAACAGATCTATATATACACTGACAGCAGTAAATTAGATCTCTATATACACTGACAGCAGTAAATTAGATCTCTATATACACTGACAGCAGTAAATTAGATCTATATATAGACTGACAGCAGTAAATTCGATCTATATATACACTGACAGCAGTAAATTAGATCTCTATATATACTGACAGCAGTAAATTAGATCTATATATACTGACAGCAGTAAATTAGATCTATATATACTGACAGCAGTAAATTAGATCTATATATACACTGACAGCAGTAAATTAGATCTATATATACACTGACAGCAGTAAATTAGATCTCTATATATAGACTGACAGCAGTAaattatatctatatatagactgacagcagtaaaacagatCTATATATACACTGACAGCAGTAAATTAGATCTATATATACACTGACAGCAGTAAATTAGATCTCTATATATAGACTGACAGCAGTAaattatatctatatatagactgacagcagtaaaacagatctatatgtagactgatagCAGTAAATTAGATCTATAGATATAGACtgacagcagtaaaacagatctatatgtagactgatagCAGTAAATTAGATCTATAGATATAGACtgacagcagtaaaacagatCTATATATAGACtgacagcagtaaaacagatCTATATATACACTGACAGCAGTAAATTAGATCTCTATATACACTGACAGCAGTAAATTAGATCTATATATAGACTGACAGCGGGCTGGAGGTCTTCTGCGAGTCTTTCTCATTCCTCCTCTCATGTTTGGCCTTCAGCTTGGCCTCAGCCTTCTCCAGCTTCTTAGCATCAACagtctagagagagagagagagagagagagagatgaagagagagagcgagagagcgagagttcaATAAGTATCAGGAGTTGACAGTATCTTTACAGCAGTGATGAAGAAACTAGAAACACTaccataaataaattaaatttaaattagtCTTTACATTAATCTTTACAGTAGACTTTAGTCTTTACAGTAGACTTTACAGTAGACTTTACATTAGTCTTTCCAGTAGGCTTTAGTCTTTATATTAGTCTTTACAAAATACTTTACAATAGTCTTTAGTCTTTAAATTAGTATTTAGATGAGTTTTTACAGCAGACTTTACAATAGTCTTTAGTCTTTAAATTAGTATTTACATTAGTCTTTACAGTAGACTTTAGTCTTTACAAAAGACTTTACATTAGTCTTTACAGTAGGCTTTAGTCTTTACAGTAGAATTTAGTCTTTACAGTAGTCTTTACAAAAGACTTTACATTAGTCTTTACAGTAGGCTTTAGTCTTTACAGTAGAATTTAGTCTTTACAGTAGTCTTTACAGTAGACTTTACATTAGTCTTTACAGTAGGCTTTAGTCTTTACAGTAGAATTTAGTCTTTACAGTAGTCTTTACAGTAGACTTTACATTAGTCTTTACAGTAGGCTTTAGTCTTTACAGTAGAATTTAGTCTTTACAGTAGTCTTTACAAAAGACTTTACATTAGTCTTTACAGTAGGCTTTAGTCTTTACAGTAGAATTTAGTCTTTACAGTAGTCTTTACAAAAGACTTTACATTAGTCTTTACAATAGTCTTTAGTCTTTAAATTAGTATTTAGATGAGTCTTTACAGTAGACATTACAGTAGGCTTTAGTCTTTAGATGAGGCTTTACAGCAGACTTTACAGTAGACTTTAGTCTTTATATTAGTCTTTACAGCAGACTTTACAGTAGACTTTAGTCTTTAGATGAGTCTTTACAGTAGACTTTAGTCTTTAGATGAGTCTTTACAGTAGACTTTACAGTAGACTTTACAGCAGACTAGTCTTTAGATGAGTCTTTACAGTAGACTTTAGTCTTTAGATGAGTCTTTACAGTAGACTTTACAGTAGACTTTACAGCAGACTAGTCTTTAGATGAGTCTTTACAGCAGACTTTACAGTAGACTTTACAGTAGACTTTACAGCAGACTAGTCTTTAGATGAGTCTTTACAGCAGACTTTACAGTAGACTTTACAGCAGACTAGTCTTTAGATGAGTCTTTACAGTAGACTTTACAGTAGACTTTAGTCTTTAGATGAGTCTTTACAGTAGACTTTACAGTAGACTTTAGTCTTTAGATGAGTCTTTACAGTAGACTTTAGTCTTTAGATGAGTCTTTACAGTAGACTTTAGTCTTTAGATGAGTCTTTACAGCAGACTTTACAGTAGACTTTACAGCAGACTTTAGTCTTTAGATGAGTCTTTACAGTAGACTTTACAGTAGACTTTACAGCAGACTTTAGTCTTTAGATGAGTCTTTACAGTAGACTTTACAGTAGACTTTACAGCAGACTTTAGTCTTTAGATGAGTCTTTACAGCAGACTTTACAGTAGACTTTACAGCAGACTTTAGTCTTTAGATGAGTCTTTACAGTAGACTTTACAGTAGACACAGTAGATGCCTACCGTGTTCTGACTCCGCTTCATCATCCAGATACCTTGGACATCGTTGGTAgcacagactgaggagaggaggagaggagacaaggagacgaggagacaaggagaggaggagaagagaggttaTGGTTCAGACCTGCTGGTAATTCTCCAACCACAGAATGGCTCTGAAGTGGTCTAATGTGGTCTAATGTAGTCTAATGTAGTCTAATGTGGTCTGATGTGGTTGAGATCTAATGTGGTCTAACATGGTCTGATGTGGTTGTGCTCTAATGTGGTCTAATGTGGTCTGATGTGGTCTAATGTGGTCTATTGTGGTCTAATGTGGTCTGATGTGGTCCCATGTGGGTCTGATGTAGTCTGATACGGGTCTAATGTGGTCTGATGTGGTCTGATGCGGGTCTAATGTGGTCTGATGTGGtctgatgtgggtctgatgtggtctgatgtggtctgatgtgggtctgatgtgggtctgatgtGGTCTAATGTGGGTCTGATGTGGTCTAATGTGGTCTGAAGTGGTCTGAGGGGGGTCAGTCTGGTCTGAAGTGGTCTGATGCgggtcagtctcacctgtatcagCAGAGATCTGTGACAGCTGCACCGGAGCGTCCAGCAGAACCTGATGCTGAGAGCTGTGACAGTtactgctgcagagagagagagagagagagagacgggggggggggggggagagagagggggagacagagagagagagggagagagagagagagagagaggggggagagagagagagagagagagagagagagaggggagggggggggagacagagagagagagggagagagagagagagagacagagagagagagggggggggagggggggagagagaggggggagagagagagggggggagagagagggggagacagagagagagagggagagagagagagagagagggagggggggagagagaggggagacagagagagagagggagagagagagagagagagagagaggggggagagagacagacagacagagagggagagagagagagggagagacagacagagagggagagagagagagaggggggagagagagagagagagagacagacagacagagagggagagagagagagagagggggagagagagagagagagagagacagacagagagggagagagagagagagggagagagaaagagagagagagggagagagagagagagacagacagacagagagggggagagagggagagagaaagaggagagagagagagagagagacagacagacagagagggagagagagagagagagagggagagagaaagagggagagagagagagagagacagacagacagagagggagagagagacagacagagagggagagagagagcagtcagacacacacacacacacacacacacacactgactccacacacaacacatgctgactctacacacacacacactgatctttTAACAGAATCTCATCCTGGTGAATTGAAGCCggctgtttttttctgaatgaaAGATAAAGTCAAACCGTCGTTCAAACCTCTGACTGAAACAGACGAGGGGAACTGACAGGAACATCGGCTGAATTACTGAACGTGGGATTTTGCGTATGgtctgtcgggtgaaaacctcgtaccTCCAGACCGTCAGCAGCCCGTGTTCAGGTGGATGACGGAGCAGTCTGATGTCATCTAATTGGTTTTAACGAGCTTCCTTTACAGTTCACCACACTTCATCCTTCAGctgagttacgaggttttcacaccaGAGATATGTTCAGATCAAGATTACCAAGATTTTGTCCATAAAGCCctactatctctctctgtctgtctctctctccatctgtatgtctgtctctctgtctgtctctctctctgtctgcctgtctctctctctctgtctgtctctctctccatctgtatgtctgtctctctgtctgtctctctctctgtctgcctgtctctctctctctgtctgtctctctctccatctgtatgtctgtctctctgtctgtctctctctctgtctgcctgtctctctctctctgtctgtctctctctccatctgtatgtctgtctgtctctctctctctctgtctgcctgtctgtctctctctccatctgtatgtctgcctgtctctctctctctctctgtctgtctctctctctctgtctgcctgtctctctctctctctgtctgcctgtctgtctctctctctctctgtctgtctgtttctctctctctctgtctgcctgtctctctctctgtctgcctgtctgtctctctctccatctgtatgtctgtctctctctctctctgtctgcctctctctctctctctctcttcctgcctgtctctctctctgtctgcctgtctgtctctctctccatctgtatgtctgtctctctgtctgtctctctctctctctgtctgcctgtctctctctctctgtctgtctgtctctctctctctgtctgtctgtctctctctctctgtctgcctgtctgtctctctgtctgtctgtctctctctctctctgtctgtctgtctctctctctctctgtctgtctgtctctctctctctctgtctgtctgtctctctctctctctgtctgcctgtctgtctgtctct
This region includes:
- the abcf3 gene encoding ATP-binding cassette sub-family F member 3 isoform X1 yields the protein MATYVDILKSEFPEIDTEVFDYITGVLDSGGADFEDEEEVYDAIGGVLQGVSTDSKNEDDVREICLQMFNTLKISNCHSSQHQVLLDAPVQLSQISADTVCATNDVQGIWMMKRSQNTTVDAKKLEKAEAKLKAKHERRNEKDSQKTSSPLVLEEASASQASSKKDNRVDQSGKNRSYDIRIENFDVSFGERSLLQGAELSLASGRRYGLIGRNGLGKTTLLKMLASRSLRVPAHISILHVEQEVAGDDTPALQSVLQSDTLREDLLAEERRLNARIANGTADGMESVRLSEIYGKLEEIEADKAPARASVILAGLGFSPKMQQQTTKEFSGGWRMRLALARALFARPDLLLLDEPTNMLDVRAILWLENYLQTWQSTILVVSHDRNFLNAVVTDIVHLHSQRLDSYRGDYENFVKTKEDRLKNQQREYEAQLQYREHIQVFIDRFRYNANRAAQVQSKLKLLEKLPELKPIEKETEVTLRFPDNFEKLSPPILQLDEVEFYYSPDQRLFSGLNVSADLDSRICIVGENGAGKTTMLKLLMGELTPVNGVRQAHRNLKIGYFSQHHVDQLDLNVCSVELLLNRFPGRTEEEYRHQLGGYGITGELAMRPVASLSGGQKSRVAFAQMTMPCPNFYVLDEPTNHLDMETIEALAKALNKFRGGVVLVSHDERLIRLVCRELWVCEGGKVRRIEGGFDEYRDILQEQFRKEGYL
- the abcf3 gene encoding ATP-binding cassette sub-family F member 3 isoform X2; amino-acid sequence: MATYVDILKSEFPEIDTEVFDYITGVLDSGGADFEDEEEVYDAIGGVLQGVSTDSKNEDDVREICLQMFNTLKISNCHSSQHQVLLDAPVQLSQISADTVCATNDVQGIWMMKRSQNTTVDAKKLEKAEAKLKAKHERRNEKDSQKTSSPLVLEEASASQASSKKDNRVDQSGKNRSYDIRIENFDVSFGERSLLQGAELSLASGRRYGLIGRNGLGKTTLLKMLASRSLRVPAHISILHVEQEVAGDDTPALQSVLQSDTLREDLLAEERRLNARIANGTADGMESVRLSEIYGKLEEIEADKAPARASVILAGLGFSPKMQQQTTKEFSGGWRMRLALARALFARPDLLLLDEPTNMLDVRAILWLENYLQTWQSTILVVSHDRNFLNAVVTDIVHLHSQRLDSYRGDYENFVKTKEDRLKNQQREYEAQLQYREHIQVFIDRFRYNANRAAQVQSKLKLLEKLPELKPIEKETEVTLRFPDNFEKLSPPILQLDEVEFYYSPDQRLFSGLNVSADLDSRICIFLHLVDLEGNLLDRFTAQNRKRFCSSRANGDKAERVSGSRWWKEGKEDGEITSNMLILFREGEGGRKQRG